The following proteins come from a genomic window of Alicyclobacillus dauci:
- a CDS encoding GntR family transcriptional regulator, whose protein sequence is MAEDEVVLNEEACYERLRDDIRNGVLMPNERLVEMDLAKSLNAGRAAVRTALARLEQEGLVERERYRGARVRLVSEAEAAEILEVRAAVECVTVRHAAINATPEDDRVLEQIVDELDEHYRANDLLKYSDCNARLHRTLITMARHTTAAKVLDTLNSQSVRFQYRTILAKGRPERSLAEHKAIVRGVINRDPDEAEFAMRQHLAGVLGALQDLDSRM, encoded by the coding sequence ATGGCTGAAGACGAAGTGGTTTTGAACGAAGAAGCGTGTTATGAACGTCTGCGAGATGACATTCGCAACGGTGTGTTGATGCCAAATGAACGGCTTGTCGAGATGGATTTGGCGAAGTCGTTAAACGCTGGGCGGGCTGCCGTTCGGACGGCCCTGGCCCGCTTAGAGCAAGAGGGGCTCGTAGAACGTGAACGCTATCGCGGAGCACGCGTTCGCCTGGTCTCTGAAGCCGAAGCGGCAGAAATTCTTGAAGTTCGTGCTGCTGTCGAGTGCGTCACTGTACGTCACGCAGCCATCAATGCAACGCCGGAGGATGACCGAGTTCTGGAACAAATCGTTGACGAGTTAGATGAGCACTATCGCGCGAATGATCTTCTCAAGTACTCAGACTGTAATGCCAGGTTACACAGGACGCTGATCACTATGGCGCGCCATACCACGGCGGCAAAAGTACTGGATACCTTGAACTCGCAGAGCGTGCGGTTTCAGTACCGCACCATTCTCGCCAAAGGGCGGCCGGAGCGCTCACTCGCGGAACACAAAGCCATTGTTCGCGGAGTTATCAATCGCGATCCGGATGAAGCAGAGTTCGCCATGCGTCAACACCTAGCAGGTGTGCTTGGGGCTCTGCAAGATTTGGATTCACGCATGTAG